The sequence below is a genomic window from Thiomonas intermedia.
CGCATTCGGCAGCACGGCGTAGCGCAGCGTCAGCAGACCCGCGCCCAGCACGAAATACACCGTGAGCACGAGCAGAACAGCCGCTTCCCAGATCCGGGTGGCGGCGCGCAGCGAGAGATGGAGCAGAGACAAGGGATGCGGCGTCAGGCGGGTCGATCGACGGGTCGATGGTAGTGAATCGGCGCCTTCGCAAAGCCCTGAATAGCCCGCCGCCTGGGCGGGTTGAGCCCTCCAGTCGTTTCCTTGACTCCCTCGGTGGGGCGTTCCTCAGGCCCGGTGCAGCATTGCGGTGGCTGGAATATGCTCCGCCCTCATTGAAGTTGCCGGACCCGCCCGATGGAGTTGTCGCAGTTTTCCCGCTTTTATCGTCGCCATGTCGGCCGGTTCGACGATGTGCTGGCCTGCTGGCCGCCCGACATTCCGACACGGCGGGAACTCGATGCGTCGATCGCCACGCTGATGCGGCAAGGCGCTGCGCTGCCCGCCGCGCTGCGCCGGGTGCGCAATGCCTTGATGCTGCGGCTGATCGAGGCCGATCTGGCCGGGGCGCCGCTGGAGGCGGTCTGCATCGGCATCAGCGACCTGGCCGAAAGCGTGGTGGCGGCGGGGCTGGGTGCGGCGCATGCCGAGCTGCAGGCGCGCTTCGGCGTGCCGCGTACCGCCACAGGCGACGAGGCGCAGTTTCTGGTGGTGGGCATGGGCAAGCTCGGCGGACGCGAGCTCAATGTCTCGTCCGACATCGATCTGGTCTTCGTGTACGACGACGATGGCGAGACCGACGGCGCCGTCAGCCTGAGCAATCAAGAGTATTTCGGTCGCGTGGTGCGCGCCTTCGTGCCGCTGCTGTCCGACGTCACCGGCGACGGCTTCGTGTTCCGGGTCGACACCCGGCTGCGTCCCAACGGCGACAGCGGCCCGCCCGTCGTCAGCCTGGCGATGCTGGAAGAGTATTTCCTGGTGCAGGGGCGCGAATGGGAGCGGTTTGCCTGGCTCAAGTCGCGCGTGGTGTCGCCGCTGCAGACCCCGGCGGCCCTGCAGGCCGCGCAGAGTCTGGCGGCGGTGGTCGAACCTTTCGTCTGGCGCCGCTATCTCGACTTCGGCATGCTTGAAGCCCTGCGCGCCCTGCACCGGCAGATCCGCGCCGAGGCCACCAAGCGCGCCGCGGCCCGCCCCGACAAGGCCAATGATGTGAAGCTGGGGCGTGGCGGCATCCGCGAGATCGAATTCACGGTGCAGCTCTTGCAGGTGGTGCGTGGCGGGCGCATGCCGCAGATCCGCGAGCGTGCCACCCTGCCGGCCCTGCAGCTGCTGGTGGCGCAGGGATTGCTGCAGGCCGACGCGGCCGAGCGGCTGGCGTCGAGCTATCGGTTTTTGCGTCGGCTGGAGCACCGCATCCAGTATCTCGACGATGCCCAGACGCACAGCCTGCCCGCCGACGATGCCGACCTGCACGCCCTGGCCTGGGCCATGGGTTTTGTGGACGACGACGCGCAGCGCCGCGGCGCCTGTCCCAAGGGCTGCAAGCTGCTGCGCGAGCTCGACAGCGTGCGCGAGTTCGTGGCCAGCGAGTTCGACGCGCTGCTGCACAACGGCCCGCAATGCACCGGCTGCAGCAAACCGCCGGAAAACCTGGACGCGGTGCGGCACCGGCTGGCCAAGGCAGGGTTGGCGCAGGACGCCATCGTGGCGCGGCTGAAGGCGCTCGAGACCTCGCCACGCTACACCGCGCTGAGCGATATGGGACGGCTGCGGCTGCTGCGCGTGCTCGATCGCGCCATCGGCATGGCGGCCGAGCGCCCCAGTGCGGAGATCTGCCTGAGCCGGGTCATCGACCTGCTCGAAGCCATCGGGCGGCGCGAAACCTATCTGGCCTTTTTTGCCGAGCAGCCCGCCGCGCTCGCCCGGCTGTGCGCGGTGCTGGAAACCTCGGCCTGGGCCACCGATTACATCAAGCGCCATCCGGCCGTGGTCGACGAGCTCATCGCGCCGCCCAGCGAGCGCTTCAACGCCCAGGAGTATCGGCAGGGCCTGTTGCAGCAGCAGGTTCGCGCGCTCGAATCGGCCCGCTGGGATGCCGGCGAGGGCATGGATCTGCTGCGGCAAGGCTTTCACGCCGAGATGTTCCGTACCCTGTCGCGAGATCTGGCCGGGCTCATCAAGGTCGAGCAGGTGGCCGATGAACTCTCCGCCCTGGCCGATGCCACCGTGCAACTGGCGCTGGAGTGGTGCTGGAGGGAATTGCCGCAAAAACACCGCGAACAGCCGGCATTCGCCGTCATCGCCTACGGCAAGCTCGGTGGCAAGGAGTTGGGCTACGGCAGCGATCTCGACATTGTCTTTCTATACGACGACAAGGCCGACGAAGCCCAGGACATCTACGCCGCCTTCGCCCGCAAGCTGGTGTGGTGGCTGACCGCGCATACCGCGGCGGGCCGCCTGTTCGAGATCGACACCCGGCTGCGCCCCAATGGCAACGCGGGTTTGCTGGTGACCAGCCTGGAGGCCTTCGATGCCTACCAGCGCGGGCGCGGCAGCAATACGGCCTGGACCTGGGAGCATCAGGCCCTTACCCGGGCGCGGTGCTGCGCGGGCGACCTGGCCATCGGCGTGCGCTTCGAGGCCATCCGCACCGCGGTGCTCACGACCCCGCGTGAGGTGCAGGCCCTGCGCACCGAAATCCTGGCCATGCGGCAGAAAGTGGCCGACGGCCATCCCAATCGCAGCGCGCAGTTCGATGTGAAGCACGATCCCGGAGGCATGGTCGATGTGGAATTCGCGGTCCAGTTCCTGGTGCTGGCCCACGCTGCCGACTATCCGCAGCTCACCGCCGATCTGGGCAACATCGCCCTGCTCGGCATGGCCGAGACCCTGGGCCTGCTGCCCGCCGGCGTGGGCCGACCTTCGGCCGACGCCTACCGCGAGCTGCGACGCATCCAGCACCGGGAGCGGCTGGCCGGCGCCGATGCAGCCCGCGTGGCAGCCGACAGCCTGCAGCCCGAACGCGCCGCCGTCCATGCGCTCACCCGTGCCGTGTTTGGCGCGGAAGGCTCGCAGCCGTAGGCCCTGCCGACCTCTTGATGCGCCACATTGCAGTTTGAGACGGCGCCTCCTCACCCTGTCCTCCCCGCAAGTGGAGACGGAGCAAACACGCCTCCCTCGCCTTGCGGGGAGATTGGGAGGGGTTTACGCAGACCACGCGCAGCGCCTTTTACGCCTCTTCCATCTCGAGGGGAGGTTGGGAGGGGCTTACGCAGACCACGCGCAGCGCCTTTTACGCCTCTCCCATCTCGCGGGGAGGTTGGGAGGGGCTTACGCAGATCACGCGCAGCGCCTTTTACGCCTCCCCCACCTTGTGGGGGAGGTTGGGAGGGGGAGTGCGTTGTACGGCATGGCCCATGAACCCTTCATCCTGTTCCAGTCCGGATCAATATAGATATAGGCGTCGTTCAAGGCGCGCTGGGCCGGCCGGGTTTCCAGGCCCCCATGGTGACCGCTATTGGCCGGAGCCTGGCCCTCGGGGAGCCCTGCCGATTTCTCTTCTCGTTTTTCGTCACGGGCCGTCGGCCGGACAGCCTCCCGAGGCAACACGGTGGAGGCGATCCATAAGTTTAGATTTGATGAACTGAGAGACAGAATTTATAAATTTTCCTT
It includes:
- the glnE gene encoding bifunctional [glutamate--ammonia ligase]-adenylyl-L-tyrosine phosphorylase/[glutamate--ammonia-ligase] adenylyltransferase, translated to MELSQFSRFYRRHVGRFDDVLACWPPDIPTRRELDASIATLMRQGAALPAALRRVRNALMLRLIEADLAGAPLEAVCIGISDLAESVVAAGLGAAHAELQARFGVPRTATGDEAQFLVVGMGKLGGRELNVSSDIDLVFVYDDDGETDGAVSLSNQEYFGRVVRAFVPLLSDVTGDGFVFRVDTRLRPNGDSGPPVVSLAMLEEYFLVQGREWERFAWLKSRVVSPLQTPAALQAAQSLAAVVEPFVWRRYLDFGMLEALRALHRQIRAEATKRAAARPDKANDVKLGRGGIREIEFTVQLLQVVRGGRMPQIRERATLPALQLLVAQGLLQADAAERLASSYRFLRRLEHRIQYLDDAQTHSLPADDADLHALAWAMGFVDDDAQRRGACPKGCKLLRELDSVREFVASEFDALLHNGPQCTGCSKPPENLDAVRHRLAKAGLAQDAIVARLKALETSPRYTALSDMGRLRLLRVLDRAIGMAAERPSAEICLSRVIDLLEAIGRRETYLAFFAEQPAALARLCAVLETSAWATDYIKRHPAVVDELIAPPSERFNAQEYRQGLLQQQVRALESARWDAGEGMDLLRQGFHAEMFRTLSRDLAGLIKVEQVADELSALADATVQLALEWCWRELPQKHREQPAFAVIAYGKLGGKELGYGSDLDIVFLYDDKADEAQDIYAAFARKLVWWLTAHTAAGRLFEIDTRLRPNGNAGLLVTSLEAFDAYQRGRGSNTAWTWEHQALTRARCCAGDLAIGVRFEAIRTAVLTTPREVQALRTEILAMRQKVADGHPNRSAQFDVKHDPGGMVDVEFAVQFLVLAHAADYPQLTADLGNIALLGMAETLGLLPAGVGRPSADAYRELRRIQHRERLAGADAARVAADSLQPERAAVHALTRAVFGAEGSQP